One Cryptosporidium parvum Iowa II chromosome 5, whole genome shotgun sequence DNA segment encodes these proteins:
- a CDS encoding VirR/VirH family protein, whose product ELNFKIPSNIVLNEQIRLVAPKRREYGDLSTNIIIKLERWLKLECNADEFELKKEKLSADFLSEKLIEKIVAIIINDFKQGEDSDIYLFKGTSNSNNTEVRFKIENRSRGFINFYIVSDVYNKKIVEDLIITKNDIQFFPVRTIGYCYSCWTEKFGVPRQSVLVPSSRGVIQLLPEFNSDFIFGLDEFSHLWIIFIFDDVPQDITINSKIRPPGMNGKSTGVYSTRTPHRVNRIGISNVKIESISGNRIFISGIDLLNGTPIIDIKPYHICDIIDKEELLCPRWVVDNIEGQFKVSIPNEILNKLDKITEKNGLLSQEKINMHEKKLNELRSFGGKWPFIFFKSRIEFLETVTQSLSYDVRCRQRKINEVSIFALKIIR is encoded by the coding sequence GAGCTCAACTTTAAAATACCAAGTAATATAGTTTTAAATGAGCAAATTCGTTTAGTTGCACCAAAACGGAGAGAGTATGGAGACTTATCGacaaatataataataaaattggaAAGATGGCTAAAATTGGAATGTAATGCTGATGAGTTCgaattaaaaaaggaaaagTTAAGTGCTGATTTTTTATCAGAAAAGctaattgaaaaaattgttgcgataataataaatgacTTTAAACAAGGAGAGGACTCggatatttatttatttaaggGAACTTCAAACTCGAATAATACCGAAGTCAGATTTAAAATAGAAAACAGAAGCAGAGGTTTCatcaatttttatattgTATCGGATGTCtacaataaaaaaatagtgGAAGATCTcattattacaaaaaatgatattcaGTTTTTTCCTGTACGGACCATTGGCTATTGTTATAGCTGTTGGACAGAAAAATTTGGCGTTCCAAGACAATCTGTATTAGTTCCAAGTTCACGTGGGGTAATCCAACTATTGCCTGAATTCAATTCAGATTTCATTTTCGGTTTGGATGAATTTAGCCATTTATggattatatttatttttgatgaCGTACCTCAAGATATTacaataaattcaaaaattcgACCTCCTGGAATGAATGGAAAATCAACCGGAGTATATTCCACTAGGACGCCACATAGAGTTAATAGAATAGGCATCTCTAATGTGAAGATTGAGTCAATTTCTGGAAATCGTATATTTATATCTGGGATAGATTTACTTAATGGCACACCTATTATCGATATTAAACCTTATCATATATGCGATATCATTGATAAGGAAGAATTATTGTGCCCAAGATGGGTCGtagataatattgaaggccaatttaaagtttctatcccaaatgaaattttgaataagcTAGATAAAATAACAGAAAAAAATGGTTTGCTTTcacaagaaaaaattaatatgcACGAAAAAAAGCTTAATGAACTGAGATCTTTTGGGGGCAAATGGCCgtttatatttttcaaatcaaGGATAGAATTTCTCGAGACTGTAACCCAATCTCTATCCTATGATGTAAGATGCAGACAAAGGAAAATAAATGAGGTAAGTATATTTGCTTTAAAGATTATTcgttaa
- a CDS encoding membrane associated protein with a transmembrane domain near C-terminus translates to MILPRRKFSTFWKVLLGNIFLIILCLSNVYSTWNLEWLHSQMPFKSNSSGISRLDKFNFPEVLGKIKSFVDFNGDKFTDIVVFNEQEKKIKVLLWNNTEGEFYNGPMANFDGKLASLIATDWTGNGKVDIMVTFYKEQNIKSNKRDKIGLMLFSYNPRSMELENVWVSQDNEFSVVDPLAIDINGDGMLDLLGESDDGKRFIWVNENNIESTFDKKNSENHNLPDKIFLKKYEWGNEISQWVDLESSNYNYGRLVKGHSSAFVDMDGDCRSDLVLEVYYEDPNTEYNDFGSPVRKGLEIWTNEIIGDISVFRRYFHQNQKNNKLGLILLPIGTLGISYSDFNRDGTTDLIVPVCHLGNFGCESKSRLVFIPNIHEYKDCTSTNQFGFSIYKNNIKENDSEFTIKCRSPNMYCSASPFKIHSFTDEDIKLIFQELESYDSNKNAVGFFSSLFGGKKIDSHSMGSFFNDFTVSAISDSIIDEINTQNKTFNNSIDEGLEHSQKNNIANQVASFFSFFPNNKSIKESSMQWAINENNQVEINIGDFNLDGYPDILAILKFGNGTRQTKLIENLPIERTMVNKTNEPLAQFNLDGYDVNSSNSNTLNLKEKGKLYEKISKMFKYAFQWLSGFLTNNDIIQNGDPLYRRFVVSSSISTSTNFSVEYAAFYDFFEDGNLDIISVSYPEKSGKAKVSLNIASSDNPNLFVKVSVLNFPIISKQLSGNSKKVGTTFFGATVKIRMTGLVGDDILMTATQMSHSTGRVLQTPFVLFGLGKTNNYIEELYVGTNYINKKLLSGSDSILEYRQLFSDGVSRWNSGSAQFTYANIWTGLIPNTQIIAQLNPIDAPHHWTLVLSVSPQKTIRGVLIVCTLALLIIGIIIIILDRKEKAEDMKEHQGFKSNFISA, encoded by the coding sequence ATGATACTTCCAAGGAGGAAGTTCAGCACTTTTTGGAAAGTTTTGTTgggaaatatttttctgaTAATACTGTGCTTATCAAATGTATATTCAACGTGGAATCTAGAATGGTTACATTCACAAATGCCATTTAAATCGAACTCTTCAGGCATAAGTCGCCTGGATAAGTTTAATTTCCCTGAAGTTCTTGGcaaaattaaaagttttGTGGACTTTAATGGCGACAAATTCACAGATATAGTAGTATTCAATGAGcaagagaaaaaaattaaagtctTGCTTTGGAATAATACTGAAGGAGAGTTTTATAATGGCCCCATGGCGAATTTTGATGGTAAATTGGCATCGTTAATAGCCACAGACTGGACAGGAAATGGTAAGGTTGATATTATGGTAACATTTTACAAAGAGCAAAATATCAAAAGTAATAAACGCGATAAAATTGGGTTGATGCTATTTTCTTACAATCCTAGAAGCATGGAGCTGGAAAACGTATGGGTTTCACAGGACAACGAGTTTTCTGTGGTTGACCCTCTAGCAATTGATATCAATGGAGATGGAATGCTGGATTTACTTGGAGAATCTGACGATGGGAAAAGATTTATTTGGGtgaatgaaaataatatcgAATCTACctttgataaaaaaaactcTGAAAATCATAATTTACctgataaaatatttttaaaaaaatatgagTGGGGAAATGAGATTAGTCAATGGGTGGATCTTGAATCATCAAATTATAACTATGGCCGCTTGGTTAAAGGACATTCATCAGCGTTTGTAGATATGGATGGAGATTGTAGATCAGATTTAGTTCTTGAAGTTTATTATGAAGATCCAAACACAGAATATAACGATTTTGGCTCTCCAGTCAGGAAAGGTTTAGAGATTTGGacaaatgaaataattggaGATATTTCAGTTTTCAGAAGATATTTTCATcagaatcaaaaaaataataaattaggTTTGATACTACTGCCTATTGGTACATTAGGTATTTCGTACTCGGATTTTAATAGAGATGGAACTACAGATCTTATTGTGCCTGTTTGCCACCTAGGTAATTTTGGGTGCGAGTCAAAAAGCCGTCTAGtttttattccaaatatcCACGAATATAAAGACTGTACTAGTACAAATCAATTTGGTTTTTCCATAtataaaaacaatattaagGAAAACGATAGTGAATTTACTATTAAGTGCAGGAGTCCGAATATGTATTGTTCTGCATCTCCATTTAAAATTCATAGCTTTACtgatgaagatattaaaCTTATATTTCAGGAACTTGAATCATACGatagtaataaaaatgcAGTTGGATTCTTTTCATCACTATTTGGAGGAAAGAAGATTGACAGCCATTCAATGGGGTCGTTTTTCAATGATTTTACTGTTTCAGCCATTTCAGATAGtattattgatgaaatcaatactcaaaataaaacatttaataattctattgACGAAGGGTTAGAGCATTCTCAGAAAAACAATATTGCCAACCAAGTTgcatcttttttttcattttttccgaataataaatccatTAAAGAATCATCCATGCAATGGGCAATAAATGAAAACAATCAGGTAGAAATCAATATAGGAGACTTTAATTTGGACGGATATCCAGATATACTCGCAATATTAAAGTTTGGGAATGGAACAAGGCAAACAAAACTTATTGAAAACTTACCTATTGAAAGAACGATGGTTAACAAAACAAACGAACCATTAGCTCAATTTAATTTGGATGGATATGACGTAAATTCAAGTAATTCTAATACTTTAAACTTAAAAGAAAAGGGCAAACTATatgaaaaaatatcaaaaatgTTTAAGTATGCATTTCAATGGTTGTCCGGGTTTTTAACAAATAATGACATAATCCAAAACGGAGATCCTCTCTACAGAAGATTTGTTGTCTCAAGCTCGATATCAACATCTACCAATTTTTCAGTTGAATATGCAGCATTTTATGACTTCTTCGAGGATGGTAATTTAGATATTATTTCAGTTTCTTATCCAGAAAAAAGTGGTAAAGCCAAAGTTTCATTGAATATTGCGTCATCAGATAACCCCAATCTTTTTGTTAAAGTTTCTGTATTAAACTTCCCAATCATATCAAAACAACTCTCtggaaattcaaaaaaagtaGGAACTACATTTTTTGGTGCTACAGTCAAAATCAGAATGACTGGATTGGTAGGAGACGATATTTTAATGACTGCAACGCAAATGTCTCATTCTACGGGGAGAGTTCTTCAAACTCCTTTTGTACTATTTGGTTTGGGAAAGACGAACAATTATATAGAAGAGCTATATGTAGGAACTAACTAcattaacaaaaaattgCTTTCAGGAAGTGATTCAATTTTAGAATATAGACAATTATTCAGTGATGGAGTTTCAAGATGGAATAGTGGAAGTGCTCAGTTTACTTACGCCAATATTTGGACAGGTCTCATTCCAAACACTCAAATAATTGCGCAACTTAACCCAATAGATGCTCCACACCACTGGACACTTGTTCTTTCTGTTAGCCCACAAAAGACCATAAGAGGTGTTCTGATTGTGTGTACGCTTGCGCTGCTCattattggaataataatcattatACTGGatagaaaagaaaaggCTGAAGACATGAAAGAACATCAGGGCTTCAAGAGTAACTTTATTTCCGCATAG
- a CDS encoding vacuolar ATP synthase subunit F, whose translation MSGQRASTLHNLKIYIIGDEDTVAGFLLTGIGARDPQGKTNFLIVDSKTPQSQIEETFKDFISQQDCGILMINQTIAEEIRYLVNTHDKIIPTILEVPSKDKPYDAAKDSVMQRIKLFYGGSLPE comes from the coding sequence ATGTCAGGTCAGAGAGCAAGTACACTGCATAACCTGAAGATATATATCATTGGCGATGAGGATACCGTTGCTGGATTTCTGCTAACAGGTATTGGAGCCAGGGATCCTCAAGGGAAAAcgaattttttaatagttgACTCAAAAACTCCTCAATCTCAAATTGAGGAAACTTTCAAAGACTTTATAAGCCAACAGGACTGCGGAATACTGATGATTAATCAAACTATTGCTGAAGAAATTCGATACCTTGTTAATACTCATGACAAAATCATCCCTACAATATTGGAAGTTCCGAGTAAAGACAAACCATACGACGCAGCTAAAGATTCTGTAATGCAAAGAATTAAGCTATTTTACGGCGGTTCTCTTCCAGagtaa
- a CDS encoding calcium/calmodulin dependent protein kinase with a kinase domain and 4 calmodulin like EF hands: ISLFIQKKMGCTPSKGKVEFTSRKREENEKEVEIKSVEIKNDLQATPGMFITSKKGHLSEMYQRVKKLGSGAYGEVLLCRDKVTHVERAIKIIRKTSVSTSSNSKLLEEVAVLKLLDHPNIMKLYDFFEDKRNYYLVMECYKGGELFDEIIHRMKFNEVDAAVIIKQVLSGVTYLHKHNIVHRDLKPENLLLESKEKDALIKIVDFGLSAVFENQKKMKERLGTAYYIAPEVLRKKYDEKCDVWSIGVILFILLAGYPPFGGQTDQEILRKVEKGKYTFDSPEWKNVSEGAKDLIKQMLQFDSQRRISAQQALEHPWIKEMCSKKESGIELPSLANAIENMRKFQNSQKLAQAALLYMASKLTSQEETKELTDIFRHIDKNGDGQLDRQELIDGYSKLSGEEVAVFDLPQIESEVDAILGAADFDRNGYIDYSEFVTVAMDRKSLLSKDKLESAFQKFDQDGNGKISVDELASVFGLDHLESKTWKEMISGIDSNNDGDVDFEEFCKMIQKLCSNNEPQLKKN; this comes from the coding sequence ATATCactttttattcaaaagaaaatggGTTGTACTCCTTCTAAAGGGAAAGTTGAATTTACTTCGCGGAAGCGTGAGGAAAACGAAAAGGAAGTAGAAATTAAATCAgtagaaattaaaaatgacCTACAAGCAACTCCTGGAATGTTCATTACATCAAAAAAAGGCCATCTGTCAGAAATGTATCAAAGAGTTAAAAAACTAGGTTCTGGAGCTTATGGAGAAGTGTTGTTGTGCAGAGACAAGGTAACTCATGTAGAGAGAGCCATAAAAATTATCCGAAAAACTTCAGTTAGTACctcttcaaattctaaGTTATTGGAAGAGGTTGCAGTATTAAAATTGTTAGATCATCCAAATATCATGAAGCTATACgatttttttgaagataaaagaaattattatcttgtTATGGAATGTTACAAGGGTGGAGAgttatttgatgaaattattcaTAGGATGAAATTTAATGAAGTTGATGCAGCAGTCATTATCAAGCAAGTATTGAGTGGCGTTACATATTTACATAAACACAACATAGTTCATAGAGATTTAAAGCCTGAAAATCTTTTATTGGAATCAAAGGAAAAAGACGCATTGATTAAAATTGTTGACTTTGGTCTTTCAGCCGTTTTTGAAAAccagaaaaaaatgaaagaaCGTCTTGGCACTGCATACTATATTGCTCCTGAAGTCCTCAGGAAAAAATATGATGAAAAATGTGATGTTTGGTCAATTGgtgtaatattattcattctATTAGCAGGTTATCCTCCATTTGGGGGGCAGACAGATCAAGAGATACTCAGGAAAGTCGAAAAGGGTAAATACACATTTGATTCACCCGAATGGAAGAATGTCTCTGAAGGTGCAAAGGATTTAATTAAACAGATGCTTCAATTTGACTCTCAAAGAAGAATTTCCGCTCAGCAAGCCCTGGAACATCCATGGATCAAGGAGATGTGTAGTAAGAAAGAATCAGGTATTGAGCTACCAAGCCTTGCTAATGCTATTGAGAATATGCGTAAATTCCAGAACTCCCAAAAGCTTGCGCAGGCAGCTCTACTTTATATGGCTTCAAAACTAACTTCTCAAGAGGAAACAAAAGAGCTAACAGATATTTTCAGACATATAGACAAAAATGGCGATGGGCAGCTTGATCGTCAAGAACTAATTGATGGGTATTCAAAGTTATCTGGAGAAGAGGTTGCAGTATTTGATTTACCTCAGATTGAAAGTGAAGTAGATGCAATTCTAGGCGCTGCAGACTTTGATAGAAATGGTTACATCGACTATTCAGAGTTTGTTACTGTTGCAATGGATCGAAAATCTTTATTAAGCAAAGATAAGTTGGAATCAGCTTTCCAAAAATTCGATCAAGACGGGAATGGTAAGATAAGTGTAGATGAACTTGCTTCAGTTTTTGGATTAGATCATTTGGAAAGTAAAACATGGAAAGAAATGATATCTGGAATAGATTCAAACAATGATGGCGATGTTGATTTTGAGGAATTCTGTAAAATGATACAGAAGCTCTGTTCTAATAATGAACCCCAgctcaaaaaaaattaa
- a CDS encoding PP2C like phosphatase, which translates to SAYGSLLFKRFSITIKYRKLIVEHIEKGDLKLTEEFKNILRDLMVTTFKKADSILIEKCKAEEKHYSSCTGVVLLFIKDILVNAHIGDSRSVACTYSNSINLAQFLTIDHKPDQPLEYRRIVENGGSVEYLQNHNNKPFLRGGDFTRRRARGETPMQLQYSRAFGGKDLKPYGLSCVPDISIISLNQNNRLFIIATDGIWDLLSAQQSCDLSFYSQELGIQPARYLVNAVLEETRNRNTNCDNLTAICIMHIKN; encoded by the coding sequence TCTGCCTATGGGTCTCTGTTATTTAAACGGTTTTCAATCACCATAAAATATAGGAAGTTAATTGTCGAACATATAGAAAAAGGGGATTTAAAATTAACTGAAGAgtttaagaatattttgagaGATTTGATGGTAACCACATTTAAAAAAGCTGATAGTATACTTATTGAGAAGTGCAAAGCCGAAGAAAAACATTATTCTTCTTGCACGGGAGTTGTATTATtgtttattaaagatataCTAGTAAATGCACATATTGGTGACTCACGCTCTGTTGCGTGCACTTATTCGAACTCTATCAACTTGGCACAGTTTCTAACAATTGATCACAAACCTGACCAACCGCTGGAATATCGAAGAATTGTAGAAAATGGTGGTTCAGTTGAATACCTACAAAACCACAATAACAAGCCATTTCTTAGGGGCGGAGACTTTACCCGGAGAAGAGCAAGAGGTGAAACTCCAATGCAACTACAATATTCTAGAGCGTTTGGAGGTAAAGACCTTAAGCCATATGGGCTCAGTTGTGTTCCtgatatttctattattagtttgaatcaaaataatagactatttattattgcaaCCGATGGAATTTGGGATTTGCTTTCAGCCCAACAAAGTTGTGACTTGTCTTTTTACTCGCAAGAACTTGGAATACAGCCTGCGAGATACCTTGTAAACGCAGTGCTTGAAGAAACACGCAATAGAAATACAAATTGCGACAACCTCACAGCAATATGTATTATGCAcataaaaaattga